A window of the Gammaproteobacteria bacterium genome harbors these coding sequences:
- the purF gene encoding amidophosphoribosyltransferase, with protein sequence MCGVIGTVAKNNVNQDIYDALTAMQHRGQDAAGIMTSKDSKIALRKSNGLVRDALHAKHMLRLQGNMGIGHVRYPTAGSGSAAEAQPFYVNSPYGLAIAHNGNLINAEELTKNILEADLRHLNTHSDSEVLLNVFAHELQRLGKINLQPEDIFTAIKAVHRRCIGAYVCVILIANFGIVGFRDPYGIRPAVWGKRESELGAEYMIASESVALDALGYTLQDDIQPGEAVFISQNGELFREQCASKPILSPCLFEYIYLARPDSIVDGVYVHQIRTMMGELLAKKIMQKIPDHDIDVVIPIPDTSRTAALPLAAMLGVKYTEGFVKNRYVGRTFIMPGQTQRRKSVRQKLNPISLEFKNKNVLLVDDSIVRGTTSKEIIQMARDAGAKKVYFASAAPEVKFPNVYGIDMPTTDELIAHDKTPSEIAEIIGADWVIFQDLKDLYDAVHICNPKITHLEDSIFTGKYITGGVDEAYLDKLHGLRSDKAKSGSTTVNGQIVEIYNEV encoded by the coding sequence ATGTGTGGAGTGATTGGTACTGTAGCAAAAAATAATGTTAACCAAGATATTTATGATGCATTGACGGCTATGCAACACCGTGGCCAAGATGCAGCAGGAATTATGACTAGCAAGGACAGCAAAATAGCATTAAGAAAATCAAATGGCTTAGTGAGAGATGCGCTGCATGCAAAGCATATGCTACGTTTGCAAGGTAATATGGGCATCGGGCATGTGCGTTATCCTACGGCAGGGAGTGGGAGTGCGGCAGAAGCGCAACCCTTTTATGTCAATTCACCTTATGGTTTAGCTATTGCTCATAATGGTAATCTAATTAATGCGGAAGAATTGACAAAAAATATACTTGAAGCCGATTTGCGGCATTTAAATACGCATTCTGATTCGGAAGTGCTGCTCAATGTCTTTGCGCATGAGTTGCAGCGGTTAGGAAAGATTAATTTGCAACCTGAAGATATTTTTACTGCCATAAAGGCAGTGCACAGAAGATGCATTGGCGCCTATGTTTGTGTCATTTTAATTGCAAATTTTGGGATCGTCGGTTTTCGAGATCCTTATGGAATTCGTCCTGCTGTCTGGGGTAAGCGGGAATCTGAATTAGGGGCCGAGTATATGATCGCCTCTGAAAGTGTGGCCTTAGATGCATTGGGTTATACATTGCAAGATGACATTCAACCGGGTGAAGCAGTTTTCATTTCACAAAACGGCGAACTATTTCGCGAGCAATGCGCGAGTAAACCTATTTTATCGCCTTGTCTTTTCGAATATATTTATTTAGCCAGGCCCGATTCAATTGTTGATGGCGTGTATGTTCATCAAATACGTACCATGATGGGAGAGCTACTCGCAAAAAAAATAATGCAAAAAATTCCCGATCACGATATTGATGTAGTGATTCCCATTCCAGATACCAGTCGGACAGCCGCCTTACCTTTAGCCGCAATGTTAGGGGTTAAATATACGGAAGGTTTCGTCAAAAATAGATATGTGGGACGTACTTTTATAATGCCCGGTCAAACCCAGCGTCGAAAATCGGTCCGTCAAAAACTTAATCCAATTTCATTAGAGTTTAAAAATAAAAATGTTTTGTTGGTGGATGATTCTATTGTTCGGGGAACCACTTCAAAAGAAATAATTCAGATGGCACGAGATGCAGGCGCTAAGAAAGTTTATTTTGCTTCTGCTGCGCCTGAAGTGAAATTTCCGAATGTGTATGGTATCGATATGCCCACTACTGATGAACTCATTGCCCATGACAAAACACCTTCCGAAATAGCTGAAATTATCGGGGCCGACTGGGTCATCTTCCAAGACCTCAAAGATCTTTATGACGCGGTTCACATCTGTAATCCCAAAATAACGCACCTGGAAGATTCTATTTTTACGGGTAAATATATTACTGGGGGGGTGGATGAAGCCTATTTGGATAAGTTGCATGGATTACGCAGCGATAAAGCAAAATCTGGTTCTACGACCGTGAATGGACAAATAGTTGAGATCTATAATGAAGTTTAA
- a CDS encoding acetyl-CoA carboxylase carboxyltransferase subunit beta, translating to MSWLKKLIPTKVSTVSSEKKGVPEGIWTKCPGCDAILYAAELTKNLGVCPKCSFHTRIKARDRLELFLDPENKIELATEVTAVDFLKFRDTKKYKDRLIAAQKKSGEKDALIVFQGYLFGMSVVACAFEFDFIGGSMGSAVGERFVQAADASFNSQIPLVCFSTSGGARMQEGLTSLFQMAKTSAALARNSKKGIPFISVLTDPTTGGVSASLAMLGDIIIAEPRALIGFAGPRVIEQTVREKLPEGFQRSEFLLEHGAIDMIIDRRDLRTRIAKLLAKLTHKHAVNLPENETI from the coding sequence ATGAGCTGGTTAAAAAAATTAATTCCTACAAAAGTTAGCACAGTATCAAGTGAGAAAAAGGGTGTACCAGAAGGAATTTGGACGAAATGTCCAGGTTGTGATGCTATTCTTTATGCGGCTGAATTAACCAAAAATTTAGGAGTGTGTCCTAAATGTTCGTTTCATACGCGTATCAAGGCGCGTGACCGTCTGGAGTTGTTTTTAGATCCTGAAAATAAAATTGAACTCGCTACAGAGGTTACTGCCGTTGATTTCCTAAAGTTTCGTGATACTAAAAAATATAAAGATAGATTAATCGCTGCACAGAAAAAATCGGGCGAAAAAGACGCCTTAATTGTTTTTCAAGGCTATCTTTTTGGAATGTCTGTAGTGGCTTGCGCTTTTGAATTTGATTTCATTGGTGGCTCTATGGGGAGTGCAGTAGGAGAGCGATTTGTTCAAGCTGCCGATGCCAGTTTTAATTCTCAAATCCCCCTGGTCTGTTTTTCAACTAGTGGTGGAGCGCGTATGCAAGAGGGATTAACGTCTCTTTTTCAAATGGCGAAAACAAGCGCAGCATTAGCGCGCAATTCGAAAAAAGGTATTCCCTTTATATCAGTGTTGACAGACCCAACTACCGGGGGCGTTTCTGCCAGTCTAGCGATGTTGGGGGATATTATTATCGCAGAACCCAGAGCGTTAATTGGTTTTGCAGGGCCGCGAGTTATTGAGCAAACAGTGCGTGAAAAACTCCCAGAAGGCTTTCAGCGGAGTGAGTTTTTGTTGGAACATGGCGCTATTGATATGATTATTGACAGACGCGATCTTCGAACCCGTATTGCAAAACTTCTTGCCAAACTAACCCATAAGCATGCTGTGAATCTTCCCGAAAATGAAACTATTTAA
- the folC gene encoding bifunctional tetrahydrofolate synthase/dihydrofolate synthase, with product MTLEKWLSRIESLHSHTIVMGLERVRAIAASLNLSHFSCPVILIGGTNGKGSSVKFVASILQANGYQVGTYTSPHLLHFNERICINDQPVTDEILSDAFEVIDRARQTVVLTFFEFTTLAALWIFKQAKLDALILEVGMGGRLDAVNIVEADIAVVTSVDMDHMEWLGETREEIGYEKAGIFKPTKVAICGDLFPPESVKQRARDLACPFYCIGKDFSFERDNNSWSWHSTDLIFEHLPIPRLSLTNAAIALMVISKLQERLPVSFAAVREGLQQAALPGRFQKIGKIILDVAHNPAAAAMLANNLNQLNHNGRLIGVVGMLADKDISATLQPLFPLIQEWHLGTLSVKRGAEATLLARSFKDIPNVNCYTYDAISSAFNAASNNATTNDKIIVFGSFYTVAEVLSVLSSQVNLCSE from the coding sequence ATGACACTCGAAAAATGGTTATCTAGAATAGAGTCGCTGCATTCTCACACAATTGTTATGGGATTAGAGAGAGTTCGTGCGATTGCCGCTTCCCTTAATCTGAGTCATTTTTCTTGTCCCGTCATTTTAATTGGGGGCACTAATGGCAAAGGTTCCTCGGTTAAATTTGTAGCCTCCATTTTGCAAGCAAATGGTTATCAAGTGGGTACGTATACGTCTCCGCATTTACTTCACTTCAATGAACGAATTTGTATTAATGATCAGCCAGTTACAGATGAAATATTAAGTGATGCTTTCGAAGTAATTGATCGGGCGCGACAGACCGTTGTGCTTACTTTTTTTGAGTTTACGACCTTAGCGGCGTTATGGATATTCAAACAGGCTAAACTTGACGCGCTCATTTTAGAAGTAGGGATGGGCGGACGTTTAGATGCAGTGAATATTGTCGAGGCCGATATTGCTGTTGTGACTTCGGTGGATATGGATCATATGGAATGGTTAGGTGAAACTAGAGAAGAAATAGGCTATGAGAAAGCCGGAATTTTTAAACCCACTAAAGTTGCTATATGTGGCGATTTGTTTCCTCCTGAAAGTGTGAAACAACGCGCTCGCGATTTGGCATGTCCATTCTATTGCATAGGTAAAGATTTTAGCTTTGAACGCGATAATAACAGTTGGTCTTGGCATTCAACTGATTTAATATTTGAACATCTGCCCATCCCTAGGTTATCTCTCACTAATGCAGCCATTGCCTTGATGGTAATTTCAAAACTGCAGGAGCGATTACCCGTTTCCTTCGCCGCTGTTAGGGAGGGATTACAACAAGCAGCATTACCAGGGCGTTTTCAAAAAATAGGGAAGATCATTTTAGATGTAGCTCATAATCCAGCTGCGGCAGCTATGTTAGCGAATAATCTAAATCAGCTAAACCATAACGGAAGGTTGATAGGCGTCGTAGGCATGTTGGCTGACAAAGATATATCCGCCACTCTGCAGCCCTTATTTCCGTTGATTCAAGAATGGCATTTGGGAACGCTGTCTGTAAAAAGAGGGGCAGAAGCAACATTACTCGCTCGGTCGTTCAAGGATATTCCAAATGTAAACTGTTATACTTATGATGCTATATCGAGTGCATTTAATGCAGCCTCGAACAATGCAACCACTAATGATAAAATCATTGTGTTCGGATCATTTTATACCGTGGCTGAAGTTTTATCAGTATTGTCTTCTCAAGTTAATTTATGTAGTGAATAG
- a CDS encoding CvpA family protein, translating into MNQLATHALTWVDYFIIVVILFSTLISLMRGFIAEAISLLTWIVATVVAFQSAGRVGMLLSRLIHTPSLRLIIGFLIVFILILIIGSVINHFLGVFISSTGLSGTNRILGMIFGFARGVLLIAIFILFAKMTSAVKESWWQASQLIPYFYSVSDWLQQFIPLHVNGFSHYFAKPQPGSS; encoded by the coding sequence ATGAACCAACTCGCTACACATGCCTTGACTTGGGTTGATTATTTTATAATCGTTGTCATTTTATTCTCTACGTTAATAAGCCTTATGCGTGGATTTATTGCGGAAGCAATTTCATTATTGACGTGGATCGTGGCTACCGTTGTGGCCTTCCAATCAGCAGGCCGGGTAGGAATGCTATTATCTAGATTAATCCACACCCCTTCGCTGCGCTTAATTATTGGCTTTTTGATTGTATTTATTCTTATTCTGATTATTGGGTCGGTGATTAATCATTTTCTGGGAGTTTTTATTAGCAGTACTGGATTATCCGGTACTAATCGAATACTTGGAATGATTTTTGGTTTTGCGCGCGGTGTGCTTTTGATTGCCATCTTTATTTTATTTGCAAAAATGACTTCAGCCGTTAAAGAATCGTGGTGGCAGGCCTCGCAGTTGATTCCTTATTTTTATAGCGTTTCTGATTGGCTGCAGCAATTTATACCGTTGCATGTTAATGGCTTTTCTCATTACTTTGCTAAACCTCAACCGGGAAGTTCGTAG
- the truA gene encoding tRNA pseudouridine(38-40) synthase TruA, with protein sequence MRIALGVEYNGSGFHGWQIQENLITLQRTLENALSKVAAESVTVICAGRTDAGVHATNQVVHFETSAERDLRAWIQGTNSYLPRSISVKWAQVVDEAFSARFSAISRRYQYFIYNNDVRSSLYSSMTTWVRRSLDETQMDAASKFLIGEHDFSSFRSADCQSRTPKRHVFAVNVSRRNELVILDIIANSFLHHMVRNIAGVLIEIGEGRKETEWCKELISVKNRSLASKTAPPFGLYLTGVRYPDHYALPCDFRSPFFNG encoded by the coding sequence ATGAGAATTGCATTAGGAGTCGAATATAATGGCTCAGGATTTCATGGTTGGCAGATTCAAGAAAATTTAATAACGCTCCAAAGAACGTTAGAGAATGCTCTTTCAAAAGTGGCTGCTGAATCTGTCACAGTGATTTGTGCTGGGAGAACCGACGCGGGGGTGCATGCCACTAATCAAGTCGTGCACTTTGAAACAAGTGCAGAACGCGATCTCAGGGCTTGGATTCAAGGTACTAATAGCTACTTACCACGTAGCATAAGTGTCAAATGGGCTCAAGTTGTGGATGAGGCTTTCAGTGCTCGATTTTCGGCAATTTCTCGGCGTTATCAATATTTTATTTATAATAATGATGTTCGTTCAAGTTTGTATTCTTCAATGACTACCTGGGTGCGTCGTTCACTGGATGAAACCCAAATGGACGCTGCCTCCAAATTTTTAATTGGAGAACATGATTTTTCTTCTTTCAGAAGCGCAGATTGCCAGTCGCGTACGCCCAAGAGGCATGTATTTGCGGTAAATGTCTCGCGACGCAATGAACTTGTCATCCTTGATATTATTGCAAATAGTTTCTTACATCATATGGTCAGGAATATCGCGGGAGTACTCATTGAAATTGGAGAAGGCAGAAAAGAAACCGAATGGTGCAAAGAACTGATTAGCGTGAAAAATAGAAGCCTAGCAAGCAAAACAGCGCCGCCTTTTGGGCTTTATTTAACGGGTGTGCGCTATCCTGATCATTATGCGCTTCCTTGTGATTTTAGAAGTCCTTTCTTTAATGGATAA
- a CDS encoding undecaprenyldiphospho-muramoylpentapeptide beta-N-acetylglucosaminyltransferase, which translates to MQTILFTGGGSAGHVTPNIALINKFLAAGWNVAYAGSKRGIEKDIIQHLKVSYYSIAAGKLRRYFSWRTFTEPFVILIGIIQAFFLCRKLKPNIIFSKGGFVAFPIVVGAWLNRIPVVIHESDLTPGLANKLSFPFASKICVTFEEGAAHITSRNIVVTGTPIRDSLLEGLPERGRNFCQFGSDPVLLVLGGGQGAAIINQTIRTILPKLLSTYQIAHICGKGKLDNNYNNDRYRQFEYLNDELADLFACSDLVISRAGANSLYELLKLRKPHILIPLSRRASRGDQIINAAYFAKRGLSNVLYEENLTGDSLLTMIQEVFSNKHELGQRLLDFTLPDSNQLIYKEIIQLTK; encoded by the coding sequence ATGCAAACAATTTTATTTACGGGGGGCGGGAGTGCCGGCCACGTAACGCCAAACATTGCGCTAATCAATAAATTTCTTGCTGCGGGTTGGAATGTTGCTTATGCAGGTTCTAAAAGAGGTATTGAGAAAGATATTATTCAACACCTTAAAGTTTCCTATTACAGTATTGCGGCCGGTAAGTTAAGAAGATATTTCAGCTGGCGAACGTTCACTGAGCCTTTTGTGATATTAATAGGGATTATTCAAGCATTTTTCCTCTGTCGTAAATTAAAACCCAATATTATATTCTCCAAAGGAGGCTTTGTAGCGTTTCCCATTGTGGTTGGCGCCTGGCTCAATCGCATACCCGTGGTAATTCATGAATCGGATTTGACGCCTGGATTAGCCAATAAATTAAGCTTCCCCTTTGCCAGTAAGATTTGTGTCACTTTTGAAGAAGGCGCTGCACACATTACTTCACGTAATATTGTGGTGACCGGCACACCTATACGAGACTCACTTCTGGAAGGTTTGCCAGAGCGGGGCAGAAATTTTTGTCAATTTGGCAGTGATCCTGTTTTATTAGTCTTAGGGGGAGGCCAGGGAGCCGCTATCATTAATCAAACCATTCGGACTATTTTGCCCAAATTGCTGAGCACTTATCAAATTGCGCATATTTGTGGTAAAGGAAAATTAGATAATAACTATAACAATGATCGTTATAGACAATTTGAATATTTAAATGATGAGCTTGCTGATCTTTTTGCCTGTTCTGATTTGGTGATTTCAAGAGCGGGTGCTAATTCACTTTATGAACTACTCAAATTACGCAAACCTCATATTTTAATTCCCTTGTCCAGAAGAGCGAGCAGGGGGGACCAAATAATAAACGCGGCTTACTTTGCTAAACGAGGGTTAAGCAATGTGCTTTATGAAGAAAACTTAACTGGCGATAGTCTACTTACGATGATCCAAGAAGTTTTTTCAAACAAACATGAGTTGGGTCAACGACTACTTGATTTTACGTTGCCAGATAGCAATCAATTAATTTATAAAGAAATCATTCAATTGACAAAGTAG
- a CDS encoding SPOR domain-containing protein: MTGQLKQRIVGGIVLLFLAMIILPWLFTNNQSSLVPQKNSRKKEKLATNDFPEMLDEAPQMVKPIADKIDTPESAPIVNPSSPAKKIDDNSERIMQVNPTKISNIENSIVHTAPDTEPPPVPIIHQKAKAKSSPPKEFKTPDFEKVKTPVIAELTKVKKQAKSLEKNWAVQLGSFTNKANAAKLVQQLKTKGYITYVKTTKSANNVITKVFVGLEAERHSAEIMMMKIEKSLDIHGVIVKMNP, translated from the coding sequence GTGACGGGTCAATTAAAACAGCGTATTGTGGGCGGAATCGTACTCTTATTTCTAGCGATGATTATCCTTCCATGGTTATTTACCAATAATCAATCCTCATTGGTACCACAAAAAAATAGTCGTAAAAAAGAAAAACTGGCGACGAATGATTTTCCAGAAATGCTGGACGAAGCGCCTCAAATGGTAAAGCCCATTGCAGATAAAATTGACACTCCTGAAAGTGCACCCATTGTAAACCCGAGCTCTCCCGCGAAAAAAATCGATGATAATTCCGAACGAATCATGCAAGTAAACCCTACAAAAATAAGCAATATTGAAAATTCAATTGTGCATACCGCGCCTGATACAGAGCCACCACCTGTACCTATCATTCACCAAAAAGCCAAGGCAAAATCTTCTCCGCCAAAAGAATTTAAAACCCCTGATTTTGAAAAAGTTAAAACACCTGTTATAGCGGAACTCACAAAAGTTAAAAAACAAGCGAAGTCACTCGAGAAAAATTGGGCTGTGCAACTGGGAAGTTTTACGAATAAAGCGAATGCGGCCAAATTAGTACAGCAGTTAAAAACTAAGGGCTATATCACTTATGTAAAAACGACTAAGTCTGCAAACAATGTGATCACCAAGGTGTTTGTTGGTCTTGAGGCTGAGCGTCATAGTGCAGAAATAATGATGATGAAAATTGAAAAATCATTGGATATACACGGTGTCATAGTGAAGATGAATCCATGA